GGTGCTGGGTTCGAGGAAGAGGTTGACGATGGTCTTGCCCCGGAGGGCGGGGACTTTTTTCACGCTGCGGCCGAGGATTTTTTTGAAGGCGGCGGCGGTGGCGTGGATCTGGTTGATTTCGTCGAGACTGAGTTCCTCGAGCGTGATGAGGTCTTTGCGGTGCCAGGGCATGGAGGGAAAGGGAGTTTAAGTGGGAGGTTTAAGTTGAAGTTGGAGTGCCGGGGATGGGGAAGGGCGGGGTGGGGCGGGGATTTTTTGATACTTGTCAACTGGCGCGTTTTTTCTTCGCCGGCGCTGTCGGCGCGATGGCGATGCGGTCCTTGTCCGGGGCGTCGGGATCGATATGGACGATGATTTTTTCGTCGGGCGCGGTGATGAGCTGGAGGGCGCAGAAATCGGGCGCGATGGGCAGGAGCCGGCCTCCGCGGTCAATGAGCACGGCCAGTTCGACGCGTTCGGGGCGTCCGTAGTCGAAGAGTTCGTTGAGGGCGGCGTTGATGGTGCGACCGGACTGGAGGACGTCATCGACCAGAATGATGCGCGCGCCGTTCACGTCGGCCGGGATGTGCGTGGGGGCGAATTCCTTCGGGATGGGATGGCGGCCGATGTCATCGCGATGGAAGGAAATGTCGAGCGTGCCGGCGCGGGCGTGCTTGAAATGGAGGACGAGGCGGCGGGCCAGGACGATGCCGCCGTTGGCGATGCCGAGGAAGAGGAGCTTTTCGTCCGCCGGATGGCGTTGGAGAATGAGGTGGGCGAGACGCTCGATGGCGGCATGCGTGTCGCGAGCGTTGATGCTTTGGATATCGGTGGGCACGAATGTGCGTTGTGCCATGACGGGGCGGGCGGGGAAAGATTTTTCTGGAGGCGGGCGGCGCGGAGAGGCGGCGCGCCGGGGGGATTCCGGTTGACGGCGATTATTTGTTTTCGGGCTTTGCCGCGGGGCGGCTCGCGGCGACCGGGGCGAGGTCGTTGCCCTTGAGTTCGTGAATGAAAAAACGGGCATGCCCGGGCGTGCCGGGCGGCGTGGTGAACGCGAGTTTTTTGGTGTCGGCGGAAAACTCGGCAAGGCGGGGGCCGGGTGTGTCAGGCGTGGCGGCGACCGTCAGGACCAAGGTCCGCGTCCGGTCCGCAGGAGGCTGCTCGCCAGCGAAATGCAGTTCTCCTTTGCCCATCGACGGGCTCCAGACGGCGCAGGCGACGAGGTGGAGCGAGAGGCGCCCGGTGTTGTCCATCGCGCGAAAGGCATGGAGCTGGGTATCCGCCGGGAACGCGGCGGCGCGCAGGCGCGCAAGCTGCGCGGCGGAGAGGATGCGTTCGGCCTCGAGTTGCTGGCGGAGTTCCTGGGTTTCGACGGCGGCGAATTCCGCCTCAAGGCGCGAGGCGGACAAGGCCGCGCGGTCGGCGGCGTGGCGGCTGGCGAGCCAGAAGACGGCGAGGGCGAGCGCGGCGGCGAGCGACCAGCCGAGCAATGTCAGGGCCGCGCCAGCCGTGGAGCGCGCCGGGGAGATTTTGGGCGCGCCGCCGTCGGGCGGCGGCTGCGATGCATCGGATTCGGGCATGGCGTGAGGTTTTTGCGGGGATGATGGGACCGGCATGGCGAATATGAGCGGCCTGGCAAAAGAAACCTAGAGCACCCAGAAGCCGATGAGTCCGAGCACGATCAGCGCGGCGATGAGGGAGAC
This genomic stretch from Termitidicoccus mucosus harbors:
- the pyrR gene encoding bifunctional pyr operon transcriptional regulator/uracil phosphoribosyltransferase PyrR, giving the protein MPTDIQSINARDTHAAIERLAHLILQRHPADEKLLFLGIANGGIVLARRLVLHFKHARAGTLDISFHRDDIGRHPIPKEFAPTHIPADVNGARIILVDDVLQSGRTINAALNELFDYGRPERVELAVLIDRGGRLLPIAPDFCALQLITAPDEKIIVHIDPDAPDKDRIAIAPTAPAKKKRAS